The nucleotide sequence gtaatttaagttataattacaattaacCTTAATTAGAAGTCTCATTTGATTGCTCCCGCCCACTACAAATGTTTTCACACTATTTTTTTCATCGGCGACTATAACTTTACAGTGCTGACACTTAATTTATTCAGATCAAATAGTTTCTTTCGTATTCACGGAATACGCTAATAACAGCTAaatacctgcaacacatttttctttagttttTGTGCATGACAGAATGATTAGGTCTAAGAAACGACCAGTCCCTGTGTCTGGCAAATCTGTGATAACTAATTTCTTGGTCAGGATTAATAATGAACCGTCGCTGTCAGAGAGTTCAATAAGTGAACGTGAAAGTGTCCAGGACGTAGCAAGTGATCATGAGACTTCCCAACCACCAACAAAGCGGTCCAAGCAGCGTGCCAGTGGGTTCGAtagtagttggaagcaagattttccatgggtcacagaAGTTGAAGGAGGTAAGAGTGTTGAGTTCTTTACCGCACTTGGGTTATATAACAAGCATTTAACTTTTCACaaatgagtcgtgctctgagaaaagggggtttaatgcatgtgcgtaaagtgacgtcacagattagcctgtgcagttcgcaaatgagtagcgctctgagaaaagggggtttaatgcatgtgcgtaaagtgacgtcatagattagcctgtgcagttcgcaaatgagtagcgctctgagaaaagggggtttaatgcatgtacgtaaagtgacgtccatgattagcctgttcattTCAGATCATTACATTTCAATATGAACgcataaataaatttaacttttcaAACATGCAATGGAATATGTAATACAACagttgtttgaaaataaaaatattttgtaggTATGATGTGCTCTTTGTGCATTCGTCACATGTGCAGACCTGCGCGTTCAGCAATCGGTAGTGCCCCGTGGGTAGATGTGCCTTGCACTTGGATAGCAAGGGACTCACTTAATCGCCATCAGAGGACAGAGACCCACTCCCAGGCCAAACTTCTGGAGGCAAACCGCCTGGCTCCAAGAAATCTGGTGGGGCAGCTTGAAGAGATGGGCTGTCTACAGAAAAGTGCTAGGATCGCAGCATTCAAGAATTTGTACTGGTTGATGAAGCAGGAAGTTCCTCACACAACAAACTACCTCCCTCTTAATGATCTTGGTAAGTAACTGCGCATTATGATATTCGGACATtgcttattttaatattttctatatcAATAAAGAGCATTTCATAAAGTTGCTTgctaataaaaaatgtatgttgaaTAATTGCTGTTTCAGTGAAGCTACAAGGCTGCTCCATCCTGGCTAACATGAACCAGGGTCAGAACAACAAAGGTGAATCGCAGCGCTTTGTACAGGAAGCGGTTCTGGCCATGGGCAACATCATTCGGCAGGACATCCTGACCCAGGCCATCGACTCCCCATGGTACACCATCATGGTGGATGAGACAACAGATATATCTGTTATCAGTGAGATGACAGTATATATAAGGTACATTGGGGCAGAACAAGACTGTACAACTTTAATCTAGTAGTTTGTTAGAGCTTCTGTTGTTAATGGCATTCTGATAAAAATATCTGTTATAATTCCTGATATTTTGATAAACATCTCTGTTATAATTCCTGACATGATATTCATCAGGTTCCTGAAAGATGGCAGGAGCCAGACAAGATTCCTGTCAATACTGCCACTAAACGACTGCAAGGCAGAGACCATCACTACAAGTCTCACAACACACCTTAGAGAGCTCCATCTGCCACTCGATCGTATGTGTGCCTTCGGCAGCGATGGTGCCCCTGTTATGGTGGGTTCAAAAAATGGTGTCGCTGCCCAGTTGAGGAAACTTGTACCGCACCTCATAAACAACCATTGTGTGGCTCACCGTCTCGCCCTGGCAGCCGGACAAGCAGCAAATGGATTGACATACATGCTCAAGTTTAAGGACATCATTGGAGACTTGTATCGTTTCTACGCAAAGAGTGCTGTGCGAACGCGGGGATTACACGAGATTCAAGTAAGTGTTTAAAGAGCAAAAACAAAAATAGTTATTTGTTGAATTTATTAGGTAATTTTGTTGACAGAAATAATCATGATATTTAAAGCATGTGGAGATTTAtactgttttgttttgaaatgttgtcatTAAATCTTGTATTTTAAGGAGTTACTCCAGGAGCCAGATCTCAAGCTTGTGGAGGCGAAGGATGTGCGTTGGCTGTCGCATGACAAGGCGACCACTACCCTGAGGAGGTGCCTTCCCTCTGTTTACAAAAGCTTGGATCGTGAGGCCGAAGAAAGAAACGATGCAAGGGCAGCTGGTCTCGCAAAATTCTCTCAGAACTACCAGTTTGTGCTGACACTGCACATGATGTGTGACGTGCTTCCACATCTTTCTGATCTTTCCAAGGCAATGCAGGTATgtacacaaaaaaacaaatagaAAATGTATTTCAGCCAGTGTTAATTATATTTCTTATGTTTccagtttcgtttattttgtttaagtgtaTTATTATACACAAGCCCGAGTCTATATATAGTTATGTGTGTTTCAGGCAAAAGATGCAATctacacatgcatcaagcctctAGTCCTTGGAACTCTGGCCATTCTTCAGGGCCTCTTGAATACCCCAGGAGAACACTTCCAGGCAGCCCCCGATAGAGTGGCCCGTCTCCATGCAGATGGCTTTGGCATCACTGTGCCCACTGAAGAGCAGGTCCAGCATTTCACGGACAAGGTATGTTTTTGCTAGCATAGGAGTTCATTAAGCTGCAACAATCTTAATGTATtagtaaataaatacaaagacAAGCTAACACTTGGCATATCAATAATTAATCTGTTTCCAACTCATTTCCAGTTGTACCGGCCTTTTGTGCAGCAGCTGATGTCCAACATAGAAGAGCGATTTCCAGACTTGCCATTGCTGCAGCTCTTCGAGGCTTTCAACACCACCAAGTTCCCCACTGGAGATATGGGCAACCATGGCGAACAGGACATCAAGGTAATGCACTAAACTAGAACATGATATTTACAGTCAACCAATATAATTTCAAAGATGTACTCCATTATAATCAATTGTTAATTATCAGATTGTgtgacaatatttataaaatcaatcagtgtaacttttttattgtttagaaACTGGCTGACCACTTCAACCTTCCCGTTGACGCAACACTGCACAACTGGAGGCAGGTTCGAGGCAGCCTACAGGGCACAGAGAAGAAGGCTGAAGAGGCAATGGAGTGGGTGACAATCCATTTGCGTAATAGCCACGACCAGCTCTACAAGCTGGCAGCCGTTGGCCTGCTCCTCCCTACATCTACAGCTGGTAGGTACTTGACTAGGCTGTCAAGAGCACAATAACAAAcgaatgatgtttttgttttgcttaaatATCTCTTTGTTCTTAAATCAAAGCGATTCAATAGATATTATTTCAGATTAGTTtacaatattgtgtgtatttcagaCTGCGAGAGGGGATTCAGCACGATGAAAAGGATAAAGACGGAAAATCGTTCTCGCATGAAGTCTGCTGTCCTCAATGCACTGATGTCGGTCAGCATTGAAGGGCCAGACATTGAGGCAGTAGACTTCGGGAAAATGGTGGATGCCTGGCACCAGGAGAAGCCTCGCAGAACAGTGTTTTGAACATGTAATATGTgactgtattgttgttgtttttcaatcatGTTTTGCTTGCTAATGTCTACTGTTATTctgctttttatttaatatttaaatacatgacttgaatgaaataaattgaggacaaataaataaataaaaaaagagaaaatgttgtgttttagaaGCTCCCAAGTAGTGTAGATTTTGATTTAGaacagttaaaaacaataaaaaaatcgaCACGCGGAAGGGGCCAAGCCCCCTTCCGCACCAACCCCCGTCAACGCTGTCTTTCCGCTGTGCCTGcccaaattcctggggaaatgcctgagtATATACAAATGATCGTTGAACACGAGGACCAAGATGTTGTAATTGTGACCCCTAAAAAGGTTCGATATAAATTACTCTTAAATTAATGAAAATCTCATTTCCCTTTCTTCTCTGTAACAGAttcaaaataatgaattaattataaaaataaaaacactctaATTCTAAAGCAGCCATTTTGTCATtaatgttttctcaatgtttcataTAAAACAAGGCATTTAAACATAGAACTTGACAGATCCAATGAAAACTATGTTAATATTTAAGCCACTGATATTGAAGAAAGCAGTTTGCAGTAAGcactttaaattttaatgtagCATAAGGTATTATATAAAAGGGAAAAGTAGATACATTCTAAAAGGTAACAACAAGAACCAAACATATAAAATGCAGATGGATAATTTATAATGAGGAAAGATGCAATATGTAAGTCAAATCTTGGGTTATAATGATCCTACTGTTGTTAAGGCATGATATGTTTTGCgtcaaaatactttctttaaatgcgATACTATTTgggtttaaaaataatacattattgagAATATTTAACAGGCATTTCatgatataatttaattaaatttaaaatattcaaatagttTCTCCTTTCCTTTTATATTTCCATACAAGGTTTTCAAATCTTAAAATTATTATTGCCTCCATAACAATTTGTTAATACAtcttaaattcatgttttaaaagtaaaatgaTGGCCATAGAATGACAGATGCATGCTTTACCTGGATCATTCAAAGATTGCGTCTAATTTGGCACAAAATTAATATTCCAAACTTCTTCAATAACGcatacatgtttttaaagaaatctaGCTCAGACAGAAGGATTTACCGGGCTTAGACGTGTCTACTTGGCCGCGTTTGGCTCGCAAACAATAGTCCCAGCGTGCCACAGGGTCGCTGACGTACTGGCTCAGGTCATGGAACAGATCCTTGAGGGACATGAACGCTGACTTGTAGGCAACATAGTACAGCAGGGATATCCTCCACAGGCAAGGATCCTTCCGTAGCAGCACACTGTGCAGCGAGGCTAGACCTTCCTCAGTGGGATTGGCTGGCTTTATGCCGAGGTCCTTGCGAACTTTCCAGTTGTACCACTCTTGGAATTTGTTGTTGTAGCTCCGTAAGTAGTGTGTTCCTGAAAAGTAGGTAACAGCAGGGTACAGTGTATGCACTATTTAACAGTGGCTTCATTATAAATAATAGTGTAGTTAAAGGGTAATGACAGGTCTCATATATTGGTACTGAGcatttataattacaattaaaaattagaaaatatcgtAGAGCAGTAGAAtaagataaatataaaatataattgcattatTGTGTTTTGTGAACATCAATAAAACAAGTTCCAAAATTACATCAATATTTTGCGTGAATTGTATTGATATTGTTTTGCGCTTATGTGAACGATATGCTGTTtgttgtaaacaaaaataaaaacttgaTTCATACATCCGAAAACATAGAATTATGTTGTGGCTTTCAGAATTGTAATATAGCAGGTAATCTgacatttttatccccacgctttttgaaaaaaaggtggggatattgtggtgatctccgccgtccgtccgtccgtctgtccgtccgtctgtccgtccgtctgtccgtccgtcctggccactatctcctcctacactaaaagcactagaaccttgaaatttacacacatggtagctatgagcatatgtgcgaccctgcactatttggaattttgatctgacccctgggtcaaaagttataggggttggggtggggccgcgtcagaaattatcactcatttttttaggttattttacatttacttctttatttctacaccgattcacttcaaattgatactggacctcacctatgacaatacggtcaatctcaaccatgcatggccccattcccaaccctggggcgccccgcccacataggccacacccaccaaaaatttccatttactataattttttcatttctacacggattcacttcaaattgatactgaacttttgttatgacattagggtcaatctcaactatgcatggccccaatcccaaccctggggcgcccgcccacataggccacacccaccaaaaattccatttactataattttttcatttctacacggattcacttcaaattgatactgaacttctcttatgacattagggtcaatctcaactatgcatggccccataactaACCCTggggccctgcccacatagaccacacccacccaaaattgcctttactataatttcttcatttctacaccgattcacttcaaattgatattgaacttctcttatgacaatacagtcaatctcaactatgcatggccccattaccaaccctggggcgccccgcccacatagaccacacccacccaaaattgccttttactataatttcttcatttctacactgattcacttcaaattgatactgaacctctcttatgacaatacggtcaatctcaactatgcatggccccattaccaaccctggggcgccctgcccacatatgtcacacccacccaaaattgccttttactataacttcttcatttctacaccaattcacttctaattgatgatgaacttctcttatgacaatacggtcaatctcagctatgcatggccccattaccaaccctggggcacacctaggtcaaacattcggcgtggggatacgcgtcggcctctgccatgCCATTTCTAGTTGTTTGTTATAATAAGTATTGAATAGATGTGTAAACTGTTGGAAAAATTAAGCCTAATTTGCATAATCGCATTCAGCATTTGCGCAAACTTGGCGTAATTTTTCTTCTGACAGTTCATATACCAATGCTATTCAGAAAAATGCAATTC is from Dreissena polymorpha isolate Duluth1 chromosome 14, UMN_Dpol_1.0, whole genome shotgun sequence and encodes:
- the LOC127858535 gene encoding zinc finger protein 862-like isoform X3, with the translated sequence MLNWINNEPSLSESSISERESVQDVASDHETSQPPTKRSKQRASGFDSSWKQDFPWVTEVEGGMMCSLCIRHMCRPARSAIGSAPWVDVPCTWIARDSLNRHQRTETHSQAKLLEANRLAPRNLVGQLEEMGCLQKSARIAAFKNLYWLMKQEVPHTTNYLPLNDLVKLQGCSILANMNQGQNNKGESQRFVQEAVLAMGNIIRQDILTQAIDSPWYTIMVDETTDISVISEMTVYIRFLKDGRSQTRFLSILPLNDCKAETITTSLTTHLRELHLPLDRMCAFGSDGAPVMVGSKNGVAAQLRKLVPHLINNHCVAHRLALAAGQAANGLTYMLKFKDIIGDLYRFYAKSAVRTRGLHEIQELLQEPDLKLVEAKDVRWLSHDKATTTLRRCLPSVYKSLDREAEERNDARAAGLAKFSQNYQFVLTLHMMCDVLPHLSDLSKAMQAKDAIYTCIKPLVLGTLAILQGLLNTPGEHFQAAPDRVARLHADGFGITVPTEEQVQHFTDKLYRPFVQQLMSNIEERFPDLPLLQLFEAFNTTKFPTGDMGNHGEQDIKKLADHFNLPVDATLHNWRQVRGSLQGTEKKAEEAMEWVTIHLRNSHDQLYKLAAVGLLLPTSTADCERGFSTMKRIKTENRSRMKSAVLNALMSVSIEGPDIEAVDFGKMVDAWHQEKPRRTVF
- the LOC127858535 gene encoding zinc finger protein 862-like isoform X2, with translation MIDYYRINNEPSLSESSISERESVQDVASDHETSQPPTKRSKQRASGFDSSWKQDFPWVTEVEGGMMCSLCIRHMCRPARSAIGSAPWVDVPCTWIARDSLNRHQRTETHSQAKLLEANRLAPRNLVGQLEEMGCLQKSARIAAFKNLYWLMKQEVPHTTNYLPLNDLVKLQGCSILANMNQGQNNKGESQRFVQEAVLAMGNIIRQDILTQAIDSPWYTIMVDETTDISVISEMTVYIRFLKDGRSQTRFLSILPLNDCKAETITTSLTTHLRELHLPLDRMCAFGSDGAPVMVGSKNGVAAQLRKLVPHLINNHCVAHRLALAAGQAANGLTYMLKFKDIIGDLYRFYAKSAVRTRGLHEIQELLQEPDLKLVEAKDVRWLSHDKATTTLRRCLPSVYKSLDREAEERNDARAAGLAKFSQNYQFVLTLHMMCDVLPHLSDLSKAMQAKDAIYTCIKPLVLGTLAILQGLLNTPGEHFQAAPDRVARLHADGFGITVPTEEQVQHFTDKLYRPFVQQLMSNIEERFPDLPLLQLFEAFNTTKFPTGDMGNHGEQDIKKLADHFNLPVDATLHNWRQVRGSLQGTEKKAEEAMEWVTIHLRNSHDQLYKLAAVGLLLPTSTADCERGFSTMKRIKTENRSRMKSAVLNALMSVSIEGPDIEAVDFGKMVDAWHQEKPRRTVF
- the LOC127858535 gene encoding zinc finger protein 862-like isoform X1 is translated as MGVNYGVCPLMGDNDRLLPVLVAINNEPSLSESSISERESVQDVASDHETSQPPTKRSKQRASGFDSSWKQDFPWVTEVEGGMMCSLCIRHMCRPARSAIGSAPWVDVPCTWIARDSLNRHQRTETHSQAKLLEANRLAPRNLVGQLEEMGCLQKSARIAAFKNLYWLMKQEVPHTTNYLPLNDLVKLQGCSILANMNQGQNNKGESQRFVQEAVLAMGNIIRQDILTQAIDSPWYTIMVDETTDISVISEMTVYIRFLKDGRSQTRFLSILPLNDCKAETITTSLTTHLRELHLPLDRMCAFGSDGAPVMVGSKNGVAAQLRKLVPHLINNHCVAHRLALAAGQAANGLTYMLKFKDIIGDLYRFYAKSAVRTRGLHEIQELLQEPDLKLVEAKDVRWLSHDKATTTLRRCLPSVYKSLDREAEERNDARAAGLAKFSQNYQFVLTLHMMCDVLPHLSDLSKAMQAKDAIYTCIKPLVLGTLAILQGLLNTPGEHFQAAPDRVARLHADGFGITVPTEEQVQHFTDKLYRPFVQQLMSNIEERFPDLPLLQLFEAFNTTKFPTGDMGNHGEQDIKKLADHFNLPVDATLHNWRQVRGSLQGTEKKAEEAMEWVTIHLRNSHDQLYKLAAVGLLLPTSTADCERGFSTMKRIKTENRSRMKSAVLNALMSVSIEGPDIEAVDFGKMVDAWHQEKPRRTVF